One Syngnathus acus chromosome 13, fSynAcu1.2, whole genome shotgun sequence genomic window carries:
- the rnf168 gene encoding E3 ubiquitin-protein ligase rnf168, which produces MPDSDAEVPDPTKSSGKGKGKGKGKREEPLSLDDCLCPVCLDMFLEPVTLPCMHTFCKACFLESVDKSALCCPMCRKRVSTWVRLNNKNKTLVNQQLWTQIQLSFPQRCQRRLSGQDAVNDDDLTVFSPRTSQPGELRQEYQEQINKLSEEKRELEEEEQHASEEYIHKLLVEEEEILQEERKRSKEDEQLAKMLNKELNTAPVSPDNRHRAHITPAKKKVNTAGHIEKFLCRLPSKSSPSECSSTTTLISNKENIRLSHGERLPQADLYRTQQDQPEPPCPGPASPLEARHCRICHTDAGTSKRKSSEPADEEEAKRARLHLPSSSSSAPPLEGALVLQAELEAQLERRRQQEEADRQMALLLQEKLDQEERQQQTNRRKGTIDAYLLRRVGGDTRRRNSRTSMTSPLSLSTSSSSSSSSSSSEVSTSSSQNDSSRQSTLTDIFSDLSS; this is translated from the exons ATGCCAGATTCAGACGCCGAGGTGCCCGACCCAACCAAGTCGAGTGGTAAAGGCAAGGGGAAGGGCAAGGGGAAGAGAGAGGAGCCGCTGTCCCTGGATGACTGTTTGTGTCCAGTGTGTTTGGACATGTTTCTTGAGCCGGTGACGCTTCCTTGCATGCACACCTTCTGCAAG GCTTGCTTCTTGGAATCCGTGGACAAGAGCGCGTTGTGCTGTCCCATGTGCAGGAAGCGTGTGTCCACATGGGTTCGGCTGAACAACAAGAACAAGACTCTGGTCAACCAGCAGTTGTGGACACAGATCCAGCTCAGCTTCCCGCAGCGCTGCCAACGACGCctcagcgggcaggatgctgtCAATGATGACGACTTGACGG ttttttcccccagaacAAGTCAGCCTGGTGAGCTGAGACAAGAATATCAGGAGCAGATCAACAAA TTGTCTGAGGAGAAGCGCGAGCtagaagaggaggagcagcaTGCCAGCGAGGAGTACATCCACAAACTcctggtggaggaggaggagatccTTCAGGAAGAGCGGAAGAGGAGCAAGGAAGATGAGCAGCTGGCCAAGATGCTCAACAAAGAGCTG AACACCGCTCCCGTCTCCCCTGACAACCGTCATCGTGCTCACATCACTCCGGCCAAGAAGAAAGTCAACACGGCGGGACACATTGAAAA GTTCTTGTGTCGACTTCCGTCCAAGTCCAGCCCGTCAGAGTGCAGCTCGACCACCACTTTGATTTCTAACAAG GAGAATATTCGTCTCTCCCATGGGGAGCGTCTCCCTCAAGCGGACCTATACAGGACTCAGCAGGACCAACCGGAACCCCCTTGTCCCGGCCCGGCCTCGCCGCTGGAGGCGCGACACTGCCGAATCTGTCACACTGACGCAGGAACGTCGAAGAGGAAGAGCTCTGAACCTGCCGACGAAGAGGAGGCAAAGCGAGCACGCCTCCATTTGCCCTCGTCATCTTCTTCGGCTCCGCCCCTAGAGGGCGCTTTGGTGTTACAAGCGGAACTGGAAGCCCAGCTGGAGCGGCGCCGTCAGCAGGAGGAGGCTGACCGGCAGATGGCACTGCTCCTGCAAGAGAAGCTCGACCAAGAGGAGAGGCAGCAGCAAACTAACCGGAGAAAAGGCACAATAGACGCGTATCTGCTCAGACGCGTAGGCGGCGACACCCGCAGGAGAAACTCCAGGACTAGTATGACCTCCCCCTTATCACTGtctacctcctcctcctcctcgtcatcctcttcctcctcagaagtgtccacctcctcctctcaAAATGATAGCAGCAGACAGTCCACCCTCACTGACATTTTTTCGGACCTGAGCAGCTGA